In a genomic window of Vigna angularis cultivar LongXiaoDou No.4 chromosome 6, ASM1680809v1, whole genome shotgun sequence:
- the LOC108343134 gene encoding cell division control protein 2 homolog, which translates to MEQYEKVEKIGEGTYGVVYKARDRVTNETIALKKIRLEQEDEGVPSTAIREISLLKEMQHRNIVRLQDVVHSEKRLYLVFEYLDLDLKKHMDSSPEFVKDPRQVKMFLYQILCGIAYCHSHRVLHRDLKPQNLLIDRRTNSLKLADFGLARAFGIPVRTFTHEVVTLWYRAPEILLGSRHYSTPVDVWSVGCIFAEMVNRRPLFPGDSEIDELFKIFRILGTPNEETWPGVTALPDFKSTFPKWPPKDLATVVPNLDAAGLNLLSSMLCLDPSKRITARIAVEHEYFKDIKFVP; encoded by the exons ATGGAACAG TACGAGAAGGTGGAGAAGATAGGGGAGGGAACATACGGCGTCGTTTACAAGGCTCGTGACCGCGTCACCAATGAGACCATCGCTCTTAAGAAGATTCGCCTCGAGCAGGAAGACGAGGGGGTTCCCAGCACCGCCATTCGTGAGATTTCGCTCCTCAAAGAGATGCAGCATAGGAACATTGTTAG GTTGCAGGATGTAGTGCACAGTGAGAAGCGATTGTATCTGGTTTTCGAGTATCTGGACTTGGATCTAAAGAAACACATGGATTCATCTCCAGAGTTTGTGAAAGATCCACGGCAAGTAAAA ATGTTCCTCTATCAAATTCTCTGTGGCATTGCTTACTGCCATTCGCACAGAGTTCTTCATCGAGATTTGAAACCACAGAATTTGTTGATAGATCGTCGTACAAATTCCTTAAAACTTGCAGATTTTGGATTGGCTAGGGCATTTGGCATTCCTGTCAGGACATTTACTCATGAG GTGGTGACATTATGGTACAGAGCTCCAGAAATATTGCTTGGGTCTCGTCATTATTCTACCCCAGTTGATGTTTGGTCAGTGGGATGTATATTTGCAGAGATGGTAAACCGACGACCTCTATTCCCTGGGGACTCTGAGAttgatgaattatttaaaatattcag AATATTGGGTACACCAAATGAAGAAACATGGCCTGGAGTTACTGCATTACCGGATTTTAAATCAACATTTCCCAAATGGCCACCTAAG gATTTAGCAACTGTGGTTCCAAATCTTGATGCAGCGGGTCTTAATCTTCTTTCT